The window ATTTTGGCAAAATGGGCCGAATTTGTGGTGACTGACTTATATTTTTTCTTACAAGATATACACTCATGATCACCTGAAGTAGGCACACCTTGCTAGCAATGGCAACAGCATCACAGAGTTGCCAGGCAACTCTGACCGGACCGAGGCTTATATCTGCAGGAAATAAGGACTATGTAAAACATCCCCCATTATCCAGCGAAGGTCAAACTTTGAATTCAGTATAGACCACAAACAAAGATAAGCCCAAACTATCAGAACAAACTGGCTATAAATGAAAATGCCAAAAAAACAGCGGTCCTTCTACACCAGGTGCACCAGGTTTTACTATGAGGGCAGATACAGTCTAGTATCGGTTTAAGCAGTGCTGGTGACATTTCCATGGTCAATTTATTTCCATTATTTGCACACTTTGCACACTCACCAAGTTTAATGTCAGTAAACAGTAAAGTTAAGCTGACATGCAGATGGGCAGTTCACCTCTTAGCCTGCCTTTGTCCAGTGTGTTCGCCAGGGTATACTTGGCAACATGGCTTGCACATAAAACCAtcaattattatatttttcttcagTATATGTACTGTTAACTGTGCTGAAATAAACAATAATGTGTTTTGGTCTTTGTAAGAGATAGAAGTTAGACAGAAGGTGTTGTTACAGCACAGACTAAGTCCATTTAAATAACACAACAGTATTTTATAAACTGGAGTACTGCTCTCCTTTCAATCCTAGGGCCTGATAGACTCCTGCAGGTAGTCTTTGCAGTGCTTAACCTATGTAAGTGGCTAACATTGCTGCTGACATTTATGCTTGTGCTGGTGCGTTGTGTGTTCATTACCATGTGGTTGTGTCACtgggttttatttgttgttaaaacaaataaaatgctggGACTTTTTTCCCACTTTGGGTGTTGCCTCACATCAGATCCAACAGTTTCAGCAATCTTCCTCCAGGAATTTCTGGCTTTTGTGAGTACTTAAATTGATGCTatgattatatttaaatatataatttgaTACCCTGATTATTATTCTTTAACTGACACACTCAAAAACCGCAGTGGAAAATCGATGCTATTGAACAGATCAGTGACAATCGTCATGGGCTGCGTTGACCCGACGTGTAGTTGCCTTTCTCAGGAGGTGCACCCTAGATGACAAATTATGACATATGGTTGAAAGGGATTTCTGGTCACATTGTAAGTTGTGATGCAGATTCCCTGCAGAAGCAGAACTCAGGCAGAGAAAGGGTTGTGCCGTAGGTTATGGTGTAGGGTTTGGGAGGGGTTTGCAGCTACAGCATAGATTTTGTCATGGATTTCCCGCTGAAGCCTAAATCCCCAGTAAGTCTGCTTTTGGGGTTTGGAAGAAACATTTTAATATCACAATATATTGAGGTCATCATAAAAAATGCATCATATGGATGTCTTGTGTTAAAATAATCCCATATGAGTCATGAAAAACATCGTCACCAAGTTTTTAAATATTGTGTTGTGCATCTCAAGGACATCATATTCTAATGATGGCCCAGTTTTGGCTCTTAAGCTAGTGATTAAAAGTAGCCTTTAAACTAAAagaaatgtgtatatataatatatcatgttagcgttttaaaaaatgaacatttaactGATGTAACTAGAGCTGAGACACTAAAGGTTAGAAGGCCTGAACGTGATAAAAGAACATTTACTCTGTCAGGGAGTGGATGTATTTCAGACCTGATGTAATACTTGATAAAAGGGCTGAAACAAAGATAGCTATAAGCTGTTAGATCACAACAGCAgaagtgtttttaaatgtttaattagATCTGTATCCTCGCTCCCACACATTCTTCAGCTTTCTTTAACCAGTATGTGAGTATATTTCAGAGCAAAGAGTGAGCCTTTTGGAattttttgggttttgtttcgTTCGAGTGCCGCAATAACAGCGGCAGAAAAAGCTGAGAGAAAGGAAGCGGGACAGACAAAAAGAGAAACCGAGCATGGCTGCTTTGATTGATTTCAGCTGTAATCTGCTCACTAAGTCATCTTCTGacatctctctctccccctccatctctaACAGACTCTCCGTCCATTAAAGCCCAGTCGGGTCCTGGCTGAGCAGCTGTGAAGAGACAAACCATTTATCAGCCTGTCAGCTCTTGCTGCCTGTTATTCCAGCCAGCCAGACTGCATGGCAGTCCAAGACCCAATAACTCAGACTGAGGAGAGCTGGCACCGATACCTGACAACACCCATATGAACATACACATTAGTATATGTACAGCGCTTACTGAAATCTAAAAGACACCTGTAACGTTTGGAGttttttattaagaaaaaaagagataaactttctatgtgtgtgtgagagagagagagagcgttaACAAGCTCTCACTCGCTCACTCTGATGTGACAGACAGCCATTTGACATGCTGACAGACTAACTGATGGTTCTAGTCACACTGTGCTAAATAACAGCAAAGCAAGCCAGCTGCTCCACAGCAACCTGTAGGAAACATGGACTGAGGGCGCCATCTAGTGCCCAGGCCTTCATTCACAGGCCTCAAGCAGAGAGCCTGCAAGAATTCCAGTTAACTCATTTTAACTATATCGTTTTAGGAATATAGATCACGTGAGTGCCAATACATAATGAGCATCTCAGAATTAAAGGCCTGCGAATTGCTTACTGCACAGTGGAGCTGGGGCTAGTTGAGCCTGCTACTACAGGTCTGTGACCCGTTTTGTTTTCTGATAATCTAGCTGCCATATCACACCGTTCTGCCAGTTAAGAATGCATATGAAGTCACTGGTACCAAAgtccaaattcagttcaattatattcatatagcaccaaatcacaacagttgccccaaggtgctttatattctaagaccctacaataagcTGTATAAACAGCTTACACAGACCCTTCAGGACCTGTGGTCCATTTGGTGTCTAAACTTGGATATAAGGAGCTTTAACCACAGACAGGCGGCACTGTTTATGCAGTATTAGCTTAAAGGTGTAGCCAGATCACTGTTGTGACGAGTGCAACTTACAGTATTAAATGTAGCATGAGTTtctaaatgtgtatttttctgtgattttgttgtttttttggtaaaCAGTCAACTCGCTCAGCAGCACCGTGGTGGAGTGAACAGTGCTGTAGCCTCATAGCAATAAAACATCAGGTTTTAAAATACCAGCTAAGAAGCATCAACAGGCAGCTTATACAGCATTTCTCTTCCTAATGAAAGATCAAGTTTCACTGGTATAAACTGTTGGTTGTGTTGATGAAACATTACTAAGGTGTGTAACCTGACAGTTACAGTGTGGCGACAGAGTACGTTTCCCATTGAAACATAAATCCCCAGCAAGTCTTTGCATTGTGTTTTCAGGGTTTCGAACAAACATCACTTTCTGAGAAAACACATGgttgtgctttaaaaaaataaaaaaataaaaaataaaaaatcacttACAAGTCAAATGTCCTCTGACAAACTGTAAAAAGCTCCAGCCAGAAGGTGGTGGTAGAACTGTGGGAAATCCTTTTTGTTTTATGAACTGGAATAAATGAGATGCTTTAATGAACCGAATATTAAAAGTCTAACAGACAACCTGAAtgcacagtttgttttttttaattaaaattcaaATGTATCTTCAACTTTTTTTGTGCTGAAGCCATCTTGGCTGCGGCTCTGAAGGTAGAGCAGGTTGTATACCAACTGGAACATCTCTGGTTTGATCCGTGGCTGTTCCAGTCTCAATGTGGAAGTTATTGTTAAGCAAGACAACTGCAACTCCAAGTTGCTCCTGATACATCCATCAgtgtgtgttaaaaaaaaaaaaagtgctgaggTAAATGAGGATTGTAGTAACAGAGCGTTGTACATGTAAAGTTCATTTTCTTTATGAACTGTAACATTTTATGCACGaagtacaataaaaataaagctttaagttctttttttttaagctctAGTTTTAGCTGCAGTGACTGACTTACTGTAATATGATTCTAAAAACACTTGTGTGCTTCATTTTCACCTTTGAAGCCATTAAGGGTTTTGCGATCACATGACCTGATTTATGTTTGACCACGTTTCTACATTTTGGTGAGATATCTGTTATCTGTGCGCTTTGGCACCAAATAAAGTTCCTCTGGTTCAGCCGGACAGAATCTAATGTCTTAAACACACAAGGCTGCAGATGTTAGAAGATTAAAGCGGCcggtggcttaaaaaaaaaaaaaaaaaaaaaaaaaagatttggctGAACTGCGCCATGATACAGATCAGCAGGTTTTCTTCTTAACAAATATGGTCAAGTACTGGCAGGCTATAAGCAGCAAGACTTTTACAGATGTTTCGTGTGATGTGCTTAGAGTTTTGGACACAGTTGCCAAGATGCAGTATTTCCATTTGATGCTCTAATATGACCGAATAAACAAAGgggggaaacaaacacaaagtgtgGTTTATGTGCATTAGCATTTTAATTGGACAAAGCAAGAAAACATTGATTACAGTAGCAGAGTCATCAGTTCTCAGGACTAACACCTTTCGAAACAAAAAGGTCTGAAAAGGTCTGTAGGCACTGCCTAATTAAAAAGAGTATCTTGTCAGCTAAAAGAAACCAGCTCTATAAGGCAACAGTTACACAATGTAGGCCTCTCCATCTCTCTGGCAAAAAGAGCAAGTGTAAAGCTGAATACACTCAGATTTGTCTGATATAAAATACTGGCGTTTCaatagatatttaaaaaaaagaagaaaagaaacatcaGAAGTGTCAAACATGTTCACACTTTAACGTTTGAATCGTGTTAAATTTTAAAGTATGCACTGCATAGCAATGCTGTCTTATCCCTGCATGGAAGAGTCGCGTGTTGCACTGTGCCAGTGTCACCTTTGATAGTGCCACTCTGCTACGTACAATGTTCGAGTTAACTGTCGAGttatcaaaacaaaaaatgaaaagcaagcACCCACAGTTAACAGTAGCATTTTACTTACATAGTTTCAAATGAATGGATGGCTATTTACACGTGGCGAAAAAAGTTTTGAGGCTGTCAGAAAGATATGAAGGAGAAATggaatgcaaaaaagaaaagaaaaaaagaaaaatgctcttGGTAGTCAAATTTTTCTGGGAAATCCAAGAGAGGAAAGAACTGTGCAATATTAATCTGCCCTTACAGAGAAACAGCAGTGGCAACAATCCCTGCAATTGTTTTTAATCCAAGAGAAAATTAGAACAAATTTCCATTCCTCAGATAATTAAGGATCATAACTTAGCATGACTcagttccaaaaaaaaaaaaaagaaaaagaaacctcTCAGTGGTCGAGAGGAAAGAAGTGAAAATGGAGGCAATCTGTAAAACCCGGGAAAAAAAGAGATTCTCCTTTACAGTTTTATAATTCATTTACAGTTAACTTAAAAATGGTAAGAGCCCTGGTTCATGGACAGTCTTTCCTACCACAAATGGTGTAAATACCTGTGTGGGTCAAACTGCTGCTCCCTGGCTCCTGTTACCTCAGCCCACCCCAAGAAATCCCATTTACATCTCCACAGAAGTCACCCTTCTCATTAGATTCCACATCCCAGTAAAGTCTCAGTCCTGCCACAAAATGGAGGCAGTGTTACACAGCCCCGCAGGGCACCGTACAGCCAGCAAGAGGCTGATGGTTGACAAATCTCCCACCCTGCCCACTTATCAGTGTGTGGGGTATCCTGCGGCTCCCATACCGGGCTGGTTGGCTAGCATACTCCCATTCAATCCCTGTGTAGGCTCCATAACCCCACCGTTACTGATGGCGCTCATGCCAGTCCACCCAGCACTGGCCGGTAAgtgactgcaaaacaaaaaaaacgaggtaaagaaagacagagagagagagaaaagacaaaatgcCAGCAGGTTAGAAGAGACAAGGCGAAAGGGAGCCAAAAGAATAGTCTGTATTAAAGCTACTGGAATCTGGACAGGCTAGAATGAGAACAAGAAGGCAAACAGAGTTATCAGAGGTTATAAGGGCGGGGGTGGGGATTCAAGCTAGatgaaaacaataacaaaacaaaagaaaaaaaaaagtggagggCTTTTGGTTGGGGTGGGGGGTATCAAAAGGAATTTGATTATACATGGGTGGATAAGCAGACAGAGAGCATACAGGCTAAGTCCAGCAAGCTAAAGATTCCTTGCTAAACCCCCGACCCCCCTCCCAACTGCTGGTAACTACAAACCCTGCTGTAAGCAGCCTACAGACTGATGACAGTGCAAGCACATTCATTTCTCTAAATTTGGCCACAAAGTATAACAAAGTAGCAAGTTCTCACCCGGTTTTCACAGGCTTTCTTTTTACTGCTTCTGTGGTTCAGGCAATAAAACTAAAGGTAAGTTCAGAGTGGAGATTCAGCGTGGAGACGCAGGTTAAAGTTCATCTTCAAATTTCAAGTCAAGAGGTGTAACCTCTGTCTGAACAAACTGCCCTGAACAGTCAAAACACACTGAGCCCACATCTGCCTGACACTTTAGTGCAGAGTATTTAGAGAGCTGTTCACCACACATGTTAGATTATCAGCAACTTGAGGCCCGTCCTTTATTAATCTTGGGTGCACAAAACATCACTGCACATAAACTGTCCAGATAAAAGCAAAAGAAGGTAACCTGCACATCATATTCGACATTTCCAACATAACAAACAACATcagtgaggggggaaaaaaaaaaaatcagtgaaatCAAAAAGAAACATGTAAAAAGCTACAACAAaagatcaaaacaaaaacaaaacatgcaacaacaaaaaaaggaacaagTGAAGAATATTGAAGATGTCCGTACACAGAAAGTGAAATGGATTCATCATCGGCGAGCTATCCCAAGAAGAGGATGGCAAgtaaagaataagaaaaaaccCTCAGCTCTGAGCatgtgggggggtttttttgcatttagtcaattacattttaaaaaaacaactcaaaaatTTTACTTTAAGCAGTTTTTCGTATGTCCGATGCTCTGAGCCATTATGGGCTATAAATCAAGTGACAACACATTTTGGAACAAAAGCTTTCAGGTTTTACGATGAACTATGTGCACAGTAACTATACACTGAAACATGATTACCCTCAAATCTTGAGttcagattctttttttttttggtggtggGGGTCTGTTTATTTCTCAATCTTCTGAAGTTGGCAGGCTCGTGAGGGAAGGAGGGAagaggtggggggggggcattGGAAGGCAGAGGGAGGTCATAGCTCCCTCCTGTGGCCAAAGCTGGATCTCACTGGCCTGGTCTTGAACTGATGGTGTTGGAGTAGGAGGAGGCAGAGAAGAGGAGCCCTGTGCTACTTACTTGAAGCCCTGCTGGTTCCAAGCCTGCCCGTAGACACCGTAGGTGGGGACCTGCCACCCATTGGGGACATACTGGCCAATCTGGGGCCCGTTGCCGTACCACTGTCCCCACTGGCCATAAGGCTGGGCTGCAGCAAAGCCCATCTTGTTCTGCTGCAGGGTATAGCACAAAAAAGGATAACTTCAGAATGGTTTAACAGCAGCAGATCCCACAAAGAACCTTGCAGAATCTATTTAACAGTGGCATAGCTGGCATggctttttatttgttaaatTAACCACTTATTTGCATATCAGGTACAATATTAGATAAAGCTGTGAGGTCATTACTGGTGACTTTTTCTTCCTGCTTGGGACTCCTGCAGGTGACCATGTTGCAATAACACAAGCCAATGGGTCACTTGCCCGAGTACATCACAGTATCTTAAATATATCAATTTCATGTACAGGATACTCAATTATCCCCATACTTTTTGTAACACTCACATACCCTCATATAGCAAAAAAGCTGATACTTGAGCTGAACTAGAGCAAGACATACTGCAGCACTATTTGTTTGGTGTTCTTTGCCATACCAAGTCATTATGTAATGCTGTCCCTCTTACTACAGTTCATAGGACCCTTACTTGTGGCACAGGCATCTGCTGCATGGAGTTCATCATGTCTGGGGTCTCTTTACCCCAGTAACATTTGACTATGTGCCCCTCTATAGACGAGCCATTCACAGACACAATGGCATGGGCTGCTGACTCATGGGAGTTAAACCTGGacaaacagagggagagagagagagactaagGAAACGCTGAACATCATTTCATAAATATCCACTCAGCAATGATGACCACAATGCATGTGTTTGTTAGCAAACTGAGAGGGGGATAAACCATTAGATTCCTTGGCTATTAATGGCTAAACTACTAATAGTACAGTAGACATCTAACATTCATCATGGACTAGAACTGATACAAATGTGTTGCAGCACAGACCTGTAAACAAAATCTGTAGGTGTATGTGATGCATATACGTCACACCATTAAGACATACTCAGTGTCCACAGCAGTGCTGCTTTTTGCTTCCATTTAGTGCTACTGCTCTTGCAGTACAGTTTATGAACCCACTGGAACAACCCGTTTTATATTTTCTCTTTATGTTAAGTGTTTTGGTGTTTTCCTTCTTAATCATGCTAACTGGTGCACATCAAGTTCCCCTGTTCAGGGCAATAAAGTGAACAGAACAAAGTAAAAATCTGTACTCCAGGCTGCAAAAAGTAATCACAATTACACTTGTCTATCATTATGACCAGGGCCGGGGGATCAAGCTCATTCCAAAGAGTTCATTAACCTTTTCTTTCAGCTGTAAACCTTAGCATCACCGTTTGATCaagcaaagaaatgaagaagaaaacagaaaacatccaCATACCTGACAAATGAATATCCTTTGTCAGGAAAAACTCTGACTTCCATGATTTGTCCAAAGGGGGAGAAGGTCTGTCTCATTAGTTGCTCTAAAAGACATAAATAATGAGACTCTTAGAGACAGTTTCTGTAAGGGCTGTGTCCTGATAAAGTAACTGCTACCCAGGATACATGTGGATATGCCACATACAGGTGGTCAGCACATTTATAATCAACAAGCAGAAACTAATAAACAGACTGGGCTATGTAGCTATACTTTACCTTTTCCAGCAGTGAAAAGGTAAAGTATAGTATTTCTATACCTACAGTGTAGTTATAGAGTACATCACATGTCTCTTTCATTGAGGTAAACACgatctgaaaagtttattttgGGACAAActgatgcttttctttttttgttaaatctcTGCATTTAAAATGAAGCATGTATGACTATGTTAAACTCACTATGAACTCTAGCAGATGCACTGATGCTTGAGCAGCTTCTTTGAATCTCTCTGCGCTTACTAATAAATATATActcattttaataataaagatttgacAACCAACAGCAAAAAGCTTTGGCTACCATGGGTAAAGACATTTATGTATTAATTCATAAACTAAATTATGCTTAAAAATTTCCACAAATCAGTAGGACTCCTGAGCAAAACAGTTAAACTCTGAGGTCTATTTATATCAACATATTTGCACTATAGGATTgggaaaataaagaaagaaataattgaAGAGCTCAAGAGCTCACTTTGGCAGCAGACCAGTTCTTGTCTATCACCTACATGATGCTAGCAGCGTTAGCTTGAAAGCTGGGCAGACATTATGCAAGCTTTATTTTACATGTTGGCTCCAAATAAATGTTGAGTTTTAAATTGCCTTCCTCCACAACCAGTGTCTCCTTTGCTCACACAGTGATGGGTTTAATTAGCCTGACACTGAGGAAATCACACTGATCATAACTACTAACTAATTTAATGGCTCATTCGGTTTTGGATAAGGTAAAAATATGCCCTTTTTCAATCTTCTTGCAGTACTGAACATGATGTAAAACCAAAGTTCATACCGAGCAGTGACATTTGTGTATCGTTAAACTCGTATAGGGGTGAGgcgttttgggttttttcctgctttgtttGAAAGATCATTGACTAATAACGAAAAGCTTAAATATGAGCAGTCATATCCATCTGAATAGCAACAGATCTGCTGTAATTATCATAGTTATGTTGTCAATGGTACTCATATATTTCATTACCCGTCAGTCCTGTGCTGACTCCACCACAATACACAGTGCAGTTACTGGGGCTGGACTGATTCACTACCTCATCAAAAGAGAGATGCTTGGAGTTATCTGGTGAGAAAAGACAAGCTTCTGTTAATGAATCCATCATCCGTACATATAAGGACACCTGTAAATCTGCATATCTTACAAATCCTGTATAACATACTTTCATGGGTGGTCTTTGGGGCAGGAGGCTTTCTTGTGGCCCAGTTAGTTCGAATCTGTCTGCCTCCTAACCACTGCCCCCCCATGTGCTGAATGGCATTCTCTGCATCCTGGAATGAAGAAAAATAATCTTATTTCATCCACTGGGAGTCTTAACATGAAATCTAAAGTGCACCTCTGCAGAAGCActgcaaacaaaccaacaagCAATCTATGTGAAAATGTTaatatacagagagagagaattcGTAGACACAAAGTGTTTCCGAGCCTCATTAACAGCAATATTAAACTCACATGACGCCTACTTACCCATTTGTTAAAGAAAGACACGAAGCCATAGCCTTTAGATTTCCCTGTAGCCATGTCTTTCACAACacgagcatctctgcagacaaaaatcaccaaacagcAGCTTGTCACAAACATTCAGCACAACCAGAAGTCTCTGCTGTAAGAGGACTAGCAGGTCTCTAAATAAGACAATGGGCCCTCTCCTCTGCCTGAGAtttatttcattcttttctcAATATATCTAAATGGCAATATGTGTTAACCCAGACTTGATCTTTGATAGTAAACAGTTTGAAACTTACGATATCCTGCCAAATGGACCAAAGGCAGCTTTGACGTCTTCTGTGGTTATTTCTGGGCTGAGGTCgccaacaaaaacatgaaaatgatctATTTGGGAGGAAAAATGTGGTTTAGACCCGCTGTgcattagggctgaacgatatatcgcatttgcgataatatcgcgacatgatcaagtgcaattttctaaccgcaaaggctgcgattatactgcgattatattatacaattcatgggctgcatcctcctgaggccgcatttgtagaccgattacgtcacagcgacgcgccgaaggctgtccaaattactaccatagcccagaattcatagcgcggcccagccaaactccagtttccagcaatggcggtcgctactaagttttaaaattactcatactaatctttctgggtcacaaaataaacttttaacatattttcaggcgagaaagtagttgtgtaaacatcaaatatctgctcggtttatcaagatatcccatatttgcaaaagtgcttcgacgttttcagaggcgtctgctacccaccagctcgacagctagccgggagctcgagggttactgatgcggccgagaacggcacaactcccggcacatcattttcagatcaccgcggagtttcgctgctcgggttaaacgtaatatacaagtcacttagacaacctaaaaatgttattgttgggcttttttcagtgttttgtttgttcgtgagtaaatcggtttggctgagattaaagttattagattagataaaataaaactttattaatcccccgggtgggttcctccttggttttcacacagctgactaaacgtcaaacagaaaacttattaaacagaagtatgagacagtcgagaatttacaccagtgtctggttatattttagatagcaagaagcagacggccgagtttattaaactccaccgagacagcggtgacgctaatcagaaggctagaccgtccaatttcacgcctttaaactttaaaagcgtgtttgtgtgtgtgtttatacaattgctattatgtttgcactttatgtgtaatgttactgactgcagagatcagtaagatgtgtgtattttttatttattagttttatttatttaatattattttttaattgaatgactgtctagtagttcacagatgtcgaaaaactgagtgtggtaaagccactgattttttttatgtatatttctgcaatctgcacattgtactgactttcattttaatgtttacaccagggttccttgtcagcactttatgctcagatgtttgtaagctaaaaataaactattgtgtatgttcaaatatactgttgtgattgaagaagttaaataaaaatgtcagtcatcaattcatgcatcacctcatgtcatcataacagaggtctgtcttccaggaaagaacagtttaaaattaatgtaatatagtattggccatactatatgatgtattgcttgtctttgtttaataatacagaagacaaataccttaaaaaataatcgcatatcgcat is drawn from Maylandia zebra isolate NMK-2024a linkage group LG12, Mzebra_GT3a, whole genome shotgun sequence and contains these coding sequences:
- the LOC101469437 gene encoding cytotoxic granule associated RNA binding protein TIA1 isoform X1 produces the protein MMEDDQPRTLYVGNLSRDVTEPLILQVFTQIGPCKSCKMIVDTAGNDPYCFVEFYDHRHAAASLAAMNGRKIMGKEVKVNWATTPTSQKKDTSNHFHVFVGDLSPEITTEDVKAAFGPFGRISDARVVKDMATGKSKGYGFVSFFNKWDAENAIQHMGGQWLGGRQIRTNWATRKPPAPKTTHENNSKHLSFDEVVNQSSPSNCTVYCGGVSTGLTEQLMRQTFSPFGQIMEVRVFPDKGYSFVRFNSHESAAHAIVSVNGSSIEGHIVKCYWGKETPDMMNSMQQMPVPQQNKMGFAAAQPYGQWGQWYGNGPQIGQYVPNGWQVPTYGVYGQAWNQQGFNHLPASAGWTGMSAISNGGVMEPTQGLNGSMLANQPGMGAAGYPTH
- the LOC101469437 gene encoding cytotoxic granule associated RNA binding protein TIA1 isoform X2, producing MMEDDQPRTLYVGNLSRDVTEPLILQVFTQIGPCKSCKMIVDTAGNDPYCFVEFYDHRHAAASLAAMNGRKIMGKEVKVNWATTPTSQKKDTSNHFHVFVGDLSPEITTEDVKAAFGPFGRISDARVVKDMATGKSKGYGFVSFFNKWDAENAIQHMGGQWLGGRQIRTNWATRKPPAPKTTHENNSKHLSFDEVVNQSSPSNCTVYCGGVSTGLTEQLMRQTFSPFGQIMEVRVFPDKGYSFVRFNSHESAAHAIVSVNGSSIEGHIVKCYWGKETPDMMNSMQQMPVPQNKMGFAAAQPYGQWGQWYGNGPQIGQYVPNGWQVPTYGVYGQAWNQQGFNHLPASAGWTGMSAISNGGVMEPTQGLNGSMLANQPGMGAAGYPTH